Below is a genomic region from Helianthus annuus cultivar XRQ/B chromosome 2, HanXRQr2.0-SUNRISE, whole genome shotgun sequence.
TTCCatcgttttatttttttagtaaaagtatgatagtgtttttgttttaatttgtcgactcgatgtaattttttttgagatcgtgttatgagtggtatgtacaagtaaccgaaacacagacATATATGTTATGAGAGCGAAATATTCGGattattgccccgcaacgcgggcggggcaaaagCTAGTTATATTACAAAATTAagattttcttttatatatttgGCATATTGCTTCATATTTGTAATCATTTTCGTCAACTTGCAGAAGCAAACACACTTGAATCTTTTTCAACTTTGACGACGAGTAACGAAGTTAAAACAAGATATAGTAGAGAAGTGTGCTAGATGGAGAAAATTAAAGAAAATGCAAGTTATACATTTGAACGACCGAGATATCGATCGTCATCACAAAACCCGCTAGAAAATTTTTCGTCATGTTTAGATATGGTTTGTTAGAAAACTTTAtaattcatatatttattatatatattgtatTTCTTTAAGATAATTTGGATCATTGTTGTAATACATGTGCATATTGAAATTTGATTTCATATTTATCTTTGGTATAATGTGTATCTTCTTACTGAGATTTGAGTACATTATCGTCTATAAGAAACAACttgaaaataacatatatatGAAAAGTTATAGAAAAAAGCCTTAGCAAAATATGTAGCAAAAACTTTACAAAAATCCTAGCAAAAACCTTCTAAAATCTATAGCTAGTTTCGTACCAAAAACCTTACAAAGTTCGTAGCAAAATCTGTAGCTAAATTTTGAAACGGAATCGTAACAAAAATAGTAGCTTAATGTGTAGCAAAACTTTGTAGCCAAACTCGTAGCAGAAACTCCATGGTAGCTAAAAATAACCGTAGCTAAAAATATCCGTAGCTAAAATTTTCCGTAGCTACAAAAACCGTAGCTGAAAACAACCGTAGCTAAAAACAATAATAGCTAAAAGTTTCCGTAGCTAAAAACCCATAGCGAAATTTCGTAGCAACCTTCTTCATAGCAAATTTGTGGCTAAAACAGCGACGTCATTTTTTGTTGCTAAATTCGTCGCGAACATAATTTCTGTAGCTAAAGTTCGTAGCAAATAAGTTCGCGAGGGGACTTGTAGCTATGAACCAAATCCGTAGCAAATTAATGATAAAAAGGGTGTTTACTATGGATTTACTATGGATTTGGCTGTAGAATGAAAATGCCTATTAGTAGTGTCATTTCATATATATGAGAGAGAGAAACCACATATAAAAGTAAAGTAGCATCACCAAATAGAACACAAAAAGTAAAGTAGCATCACCAAATAGAACACAAGATAGGATCTTCattcttcaactcatcccttaACCATCTTTGGTGCTTCTTCATATACACCTTCATCGTCAAGAACAAGATACTCACTTTCCCGCACTGGCCTGAACATGTAAAACAACACCAAACAGAACACAAGGCTGGCTATTTCCTCTGCTCTACCCACCCACTGCTGCTTATAAACTGTCATCGTCTTCAGTGCAAAAACGCCAATATTTGTGACCAACATATAACCAACAACCACCACACAAAACAACCTAAATAGAGCCAAATTTCTAGCAGCCTTCGCATCAGTTCTCGAAAACGACCTGATCAACCACACAATCGGGAAGATAGCAGCGCAACCACAAACAAATTCCGCCAACAGAAACACTTGATTCCAAGTCACCCAGTCTTCAATAAAAGGACCTGTTTCCCCAATCACTATGGAAGCTACATTAGCCAAAACCTGAAGTGTGATCACAATCATCAAAACCTTCTTTTCCTTTCCAACTAAGTTCGGTTTCAGATACAGCCATCCAGCACCAATCAAGACGATCACAGCGAAAAAAAGTACACTACTGATGAACTGAAGTATGTAAAACAAAACATTCCATCCATGAGGCATGCCTGTAACCTTCACATATAGTTTATCCTCTGCGGCACAAAACAAGCTAAGCACCTTCATAATAAGCAACACACCCATTAATATATGAACTTTGTGAACGGACCGCTGATTATTAAAGCCCACAGAGATCCAAAACCCTAAAAAGCATAGATAAAACAAAGAGAAAATGAAATATAGAGACGGGAGCTGTGTTAGCCCGACTGATAGATAGTTGTTGGTAGCTTTGTCATCAGTATTAAACAGCTCTGTGCGGACGTCCATGGTTACGAATGATTCGTGGTTGCAGTTGACGAAGAAGAGTGAATACTCACCCGCATAGGTCACTGGGTACGATCTGTTGAACGAAGACTGAGGCGGAGGAGAGAGATCTTTGAAGGTGAAAAGGAGTGAGATAAACATGGAATCCAGGATacagaaattagggttttgttgaAGTTCACTGAGGACGTCGATCAGTGATCGTTCCGATAACAAGAAGAATCCTAGAAGTGAGGCATCGGGTTGCGATAACGTGGAGGTAACAAACACGGAGGAGACCGCAACGGTGATATTGCTGGTATGTGTGAATCCGAACTTCTGGAAGAGGATCACAGGTCGGTTATCCGATTGGATTTTGATCGATTTGATCTCCGCGGTGGACGGAGCAGCAGAAAGGAAGAAGAAGAGGAGAAAAGCGGTGACAGATTTACCTAAAACTCCCATTTTTAATTTTTCCGGTGGTTGACGCCGGTGGGAAATCTAAAATAGAGATGAGAGGGGAATAAGAACAGTTGGATCAAATGGTTAAGACCGTGTGGACGATGATGTTTTGTCGGGATCTATACGGGTTGGTCTCGTTGACTTCTGACTTTTCAATATATAGTTTGTCGTTATGTTTGGGAATCTATGGTTTCAGACGTGAAGTTTGGTTTAGATTTGGAGGGTCAATCCCAAACCACCCTGTGTGTACTATGGGCATGTTAGGCTAAGCTTTTTGAATCAATTTATGGGAAAATTACCAAATTAGCCAAGAATAAACTTTGACTACCAAATTAGCCACTTGATGCCTCCTTGGAGCAGGGCATCATGGATTCAAATGTGCGGGATGCCTCTTTCAATGTGGAAGTGACACGTGTCTCAATGATTAGGTAGACTCCTCCAATGCCCCTCAACAGACTCATCCAATGCCTCAGCAGACTCTTCCAATGCCTCTCAACAGACTCTTCCAATGCCTCAGGCATGAGTTAAAATTTTATGTGGGACCTACCACCCACTTCATCTTCACCACCGCCactaccaccgccaccaccaccaccgccgccgccgccaccaccgctgccgccaccaccaccaccataaaatATACTACTAATCTTCCTTCAGATTCATTTCTTTCTATCCCCTGTTGACTTGGTGAACACAGATCGATCATCATGTCTTCCTTTGAAAGAGGCATCTTCCCTGTTGGAGCTCATGAAGGATCTTGAAGATgaagtggcggtggtggtggcggtggcggtggtgaagATGAAGTGGGTGGTAGGTCCCACATAAAATTTTAACTCATACCTGAGGCATTGGAAGAGTCTGCTGAGGGGCATTGGAAGAGTCTGCCGAGGCATTGGATGAGTCTGCTGAGGGGCATTGGAGGAGTCTAACTAATCATTGAGACACGTGTCACTTCCATATTTAAAGAGGCATGAGGGGTCTTGAAAGAGGCATCCCGCACATTTGAATCCGTGCTCCAAGGAGGCATCAAATGGCTAATTTGGTGGTCAAAGTTTATTCTTGGCTAATTTGGTAAATTCCCCTCAACTTATTTACTTATTGGcttttcaaaaagtcaataagttaaAATTGTGTTTAGCTAATTGAAAAGTCATTTTCAAAACAACTTTTCAGTAGGgagaaaaagtcatttttgaaaagtcataaatTTGTGACTTTTTAGAGCTTTTCaacacaattacaaatttatccccTACCAAACAACTTTTCAATATGAAGAATGTCCTTTTTAGTAATTTTGGCTTTTCACACCCAATAAGCTAAtccaaatatttttttaaaaactcattttgaaaaagTAATAAATCAATAAGTCCTTTTAACAAAAAGTCCTTTTTTAagttaaataagcttagccaaacatgccctatgTATACATCATATATGTGAAGTGTCTAGTTAAATATAAATGATATTTAAGGGCTTAGGGGCAATTATCACTCACCACCCATTTATCACTTACAATATCCAATCAAATTACGCCATGTTATCAACCAttatttcatcactcacaacccttttagtggaaatgtccatcactcaccaccacacccaataacttccccccaaccaacaatttccCTCACAACCCTCAAATCATCATGCGTTAAAATTATGGGGTGACGGTGGTTTCTTCCATTCTTCCACGCGTTAAGTCGGCCATCACGTACAAAAAAGCCACCGCCCCGGGTGGCCTTATGATGAATCTAAGTAAGGATTTGATTATAGCATTTTCTTTAACAGATTGCTGTtgaaaaaattattatatttcatCGTATTGTAAATGTAAATATATTTGGTTAATAACCACCTAATTGTTGGGTTAATTGAGTTTGATCACGGGTCACGGGTTCTAAACTGGGTTTATCCGATACGGAAAATGATTCGTTTACGGATCACGGGTTATGGGTCAGCATGTAAACGAGTTTGAAATACATGTTACGGAGCTGAGCTAAACCGGGTCACCGATAAAGATGGGTTACGGGTCTCGATTTGACCTAGTAACGGATGACCGATTAAAGAGGGAAACATGTGGATGAGATCATGTGAACCGGTTCCTCCGGGTATCTTCCAGAAAAAGCTACAATAAAGCTGTCGGAATCGATTCCTAACGGCTTTATATCCGTTGGAATCGATTAATTGCCAATAAAACTTTGAAATCGGTTTCTAGTATTTATAAGAACATCACCTTCAACCAAAACTTAGTCCCACTCAAATCGGTTTCACCCTATAAGTTACAACTAAAATCGGTTATGGCATGCAACGACGAAATGGTCatggttttggaaaccaaaataaACCCCCAAGTTTGGAAGAACTTTGATATGTGCCTGATGTCTGATACCCATGAAATGGCATGTTGCAAAGGTTGTGGGAAGTTCATGAAGGCTACGGCGAACTCGACCCTCAAAAAACACACCGACCGTCATTGTCCGGTGACAAAGGCTACGGCGAAGAAAAGTGAGGGCGGCGAATCATCCGGAACCGGTTCTTCGAAGGTTTAGTGTGTTTATGTGATGTtggtttgattgtgtttttgtgttttgtgttttgtgttttgtgtTAGGTATGATGTTTGGTTTTAATGTATGGTAGGTAGGTAGGTAATGTTTGGTTGTGAAGTTTGGGTTTAACTTTTAATGTATTGGGTTTCATTTAAATCCTGCCGATTCTTTGTGTTTATAGACGAACCGTGTAACAACTCttattaaaatcaataattagaatgataattagtcaataaggaaaccctaattgagacactcaagtaattctgcactaaccctaaaattttcgaaacaatcggaatcaggatcagggcccctaaaactcaggggggataaaccctagttgataattatcaacaaaaTTGCGTTGTACATACTGAAATTCGATTTTAGTTGATTCATCAAGCCTATACCACTGACTAGGCTACTCTACAAAGTAGACCgcacccttacggaccgtaagagttacggcttacggtccgtaagcgaggctattttctggctataaatagccgaccttgggacttgaaattagaagttgaaacgacgcaaaGTTGTTGTCTGTACGTCGAATTAGCACCAAATTACTACAAAtaaacacacactgcactcgaatcgctgccgcaaaacagggtaattactcgatcgctattacgattcattttccgagatcaatatatccaaagaatgtttaagtgccgcccatattgggttatactttgtcgttcgtcgttaaatcgatgaatgtttaagtattgcactttgttgttcattgtgagaatttgatttcgtgagttatcgtaactgctgtattgatcactaacccagttttgtgtgcattattattgaaattaggttaaccaaGCTAAATCAAATTCTGttcgtgttaaatctgcaatgtgagtcattcttctttttatcaactgttttacaatactccaaattattttcagaattataattacagtgattaagttgatgtaatcaccaaattacagccagtatgtggggtattgtgcacattactattgttttatcacgattaggtgggcgaacctaatttttagtgatacgtcattcattggggcagccaatggtgatatgaccactgtcacagatccggtcgagtgacaaatactgtgggtagttggttgatatcagaaacatgtgtaaaagatcttaacactgtgaattataacaaatgtgtcgttttcagtaaactgaatgattcactcagtatttccccgctgacaaaacctttttcaaacatgtttcaggtgatctactgtaattcaggaaaagtgccggggagcatttcaagcttaagatagtggctcagtataaaataaagaaatatgttttgaaataaagatttatcagaaaaatcttattattgtaaattatcggggttttatccgaattgtgaaataaaataatcgggaaaagtttttagctttataacgatcctgatgttaaagaattctgctgctaaaatcacataaataaatatcacgggatttctgtcccgcggctcctgaaacgggtcaaactgggtcgggggccgtgacagaaataaggtggtatcagagccactgagttaagctaattaagtatttaaaagatacttaatttttcctgattattattatgtgattatgtattttattaaaactgactatttgttagttacagtatgggtaagcaaaagttgcaagatatctatcttaaattagataggtcagtctacgaagagggaagttcatccaaaactaaattttcaaaactccctacaatccctgaagaaggaatatttgtgcgaaaagcacaatatgagaaaccgctttctcctagaaaaaggagtatgattattaagaaaagtaaagagcaaatccgagaaaagaggattaaaaaggaaacccaggagttaatcaataaatcaccttgggaagataagccagatgagaaatgggcaaatttgtatatgctagctactgtagcagaacatgcaaatctttaaataccctaagtctagtaataacacttctcagtaaataaataaataaatttgagtgtattctttcctgttattttgtacaaatagtgtgcaataaaacttcgatgtttatttgttaaactttgttccaaagttttaacttagcatttctgtgcattttgcatatatgctacacagcatgagcgagatatctgaagcttttcagaacctcaatctttacccggtgaatatagaagtttcccaagagtttactggatactttgctgatgtggaccaacctgtagaattccatgctccacctttgacaaagctaaaacgaaagaaaaagaagaattacgtgtggggacatcgtatccgtaggaaaaagccagttccgaaacttcctaaaataaacaatcctttagaaatagCAAAAGAAACTGGTAAACAGCAGGAAATGGAAATTGAAGataagaaagattctaggcaaatggagatacagtttgaggaatattctaaagatatagaaatggaagtaggacaaggttctagaccaactcagatagaaatcggagagagctccaatcaaaaccaaaaccaggaaataattttcaggatgaaatagattttttattggcaaactgtgaaactattcaaCCTGTCAATAcaaatgtttttacctatcctagtgaaaatccaatCCCTATAaattttgcaccagcaatcccagaaccaatagtccacgctcaacctatagaaatggaagaatggtggacgaatgattggcaatttcaaaatattgtcaacgacccttattccttccttccgcaatttgatccagaacccctacctaatccaccaatgagcactgagaatatggctgaacttcgccatttcggtgaagagttgatggatgcagggaatagaatcagggagataggggacagattgcctggaaatatgatgaaagggaaatgcgtttttagaacaacaaatggtgcgggataggaggatggtaaaactatagttgtgtaatagtatagtaaatagtgaaatcagtctgtaacataactccgAATAAAACTTTGCAAAAtatctgtgtgtagtgatgcatactataacggatatgaaatgggatcgagaaatcgataattttgactatacgtgtattataaattgtctgattgtttatgtatgattattatttatcaaatactaataaaaattaatatattatcagatggcaaatagtggtaatgaaccagtaaatgaggttaatcagtcggagcaacatcccggggatcaa
It encodes:
- the LOC110925079 gene encoding protein CANDIDATE G-PROTEIN COUPLED RECEPTOR 7 — encoded protein: MGVLGKSVTAFLLFFFLSAAPSTAEIKSIKIQSDNRPVILFQKFGFTHTSNITVAVSSVFVTSTLSQPDASLLGFFLLSERSLIDVLSELQQNPNFCILDSMFISLLFTFKDLSPPPQSSFNRSYPVTYAGEYSLFFVNCNHESFVTMDVRTELFNTDDKATNNYLSVGLTQLPSLYFIFSLFYLCFLGFWISVGFNNQRSVHKVHILMGVLLIMKVLSLFCAAEDKLYVKVTGMPHGWNVLFYILQFISSVLFFAVIVLIGAGWLYLKPNLVGKEKKVLMIVITLQVLANVASIVIGETGPFIEDWVTWNQVFLLAEFVCGCAAIFPIVWLIRSFSRTDAKAARNLALFRLFCVVVVGYMLVTNIGVFALKTMTVYKQQWVGRAEEIASLVFCLVLFYMFRPVRESEYLVLDDEGVYEEAPKMVKG